Proteins encoded in a region of the Malaciobacter mytili LMG 24559 genome:
- a CDS encoding UDP-N-acetylmuramoyl-tripeptide--D-alanyl-D-alanine ligase: MKISSIIDIVDGEKLNSPSISYIYSIKTEAKKIKQGDLFIAKNIEDIPKAIENGAFAILIDTNTSILDFEIAWIKVNNLQEALIKLIRFKLSHFDLNVFYCDTITFNYIQILKNSLNTQIKMIENCLDNFLLILEDIENENILIFEDKELMDKLYPKNQDIKVSKFKYENLVEHTIFESSFTYKELFFSKIRVPSLYINEFLTAYYFLEEEKELIKLKNSTLLKPIFVDRFLNQVEFGKSNKFILIQNNSTLLEKEITYLKKKYKYGKTIFITSKYINNFFAKQNIIEDINKLKEFLIQSEFNAAYIIGYTNEEILNILDTKQTQLTLL; this comes from the coding sequence GTGAAAATCTCATCAATTATTGATATTGTAGATGGAGAGAAATTAAACTCTCCATCAATTTCTTATATTTATAGTATTAAAACAGAAGCAAAGAAGATAAAACAAGGAGATCTTTTTATTGCTAAAAATATAGAAGATATTCCAAAAGCTATTGAAAATGGTGCTTTTGCTATTTTAATTGATACAAATACTTCAATACTTGATTTTGAAATTGCTTGGATTAAAGTAAATAATCTACAAGAGGCTCTTATTAAATTAATAAGATTTAAATTATCTCACTTTGATTTAAATGTTTTTTATTGTGATACTATTACTTTTAATTATATTCAAATACTAAAAAATTCATTAAATACCCAAATAAAAATGATAGAAAATTGTTTAGATAATTTTTTATTAATTCTTGAAGATATTGAAAATGAAAATATTTTAATTTTTGAAGATAAAGAGCTTATGGATAAATTATATCCTAAAAACCAAGATATAAAAGTATCAAAGTTTAAATATGAAAATTTAGTTGAACATACAATTTTTGAATCTTCTTTTACATATAAAGAGCTGTTTTTTTCTAAAATTAGAGTTCCTTCATTATATATAAATGAGTTTTTAACAGCTTATTATTTTTTAGAAGAGGAAAAAGAATTAATAAAATTAAAAAATTCAACTTTATTAAAACCTATTTTTGTAGATAGATTTTTAAATCAAGTTGAATTTGGAAAAAGTAATAAATTTATATTAATTCAAAATAATTCTACTCTTTTAGAAAAAGAGATAACTTATTTAAAAAAGAAATATAAATATGGCAAAACAATATTTATCACTTCAAAATATATAAATAATTTTTTTGCAAAACAAAATATTATAGAAGATATAAATAAATTAAAAGAGTTTTTAATTCAATCTGAATTTAATGCAGCCTATATAATAGGCTACACTAATGAAGAAATTTTAAATATTTTAGATACAAAACAGACTCAATTAACTTTATTATAA
- the metG gene encoding methionine--tRNA ligase, with protein sequence MQNNCKNVYITTPIYYVNDVAHIGHAYTTIIADMLARYSRLTGHNTYFLTGTDEHGQKIAQSAEARGKTPKEYADEVSGKFKALWDDFGITYDKFIRTTDEEHKLGAQKAFEKMYAKGDIYKGEYEGFYCVSCETFFTEKQLIDEQFCPDCGKPTSIVKEESFFFKLSAYEDKLLKWYEENEDCILPRSKKNEIVNFVKNGLRDLSISRTSFEWGVKLPTSLNEPKHVMYVWLDALINYISALGYGSDEKNFNYWPASVHLVGKDILRFHAIYWPAFLMSLELPLPKHIAAHGWWTRDGEKMSKSKGNVVNPKEVADAYGLDAFRYFMLREVPFGQDGDFSQKALIDRINSDLGNDLGNLLNRISGMSGKYFDYKVDSKDVEKYHKKELDEVNAILENVEELIFNMQINRYLEEIWKVLTVANKAIGDYEPWTKMKEGKTDEAMALVALITNIMAKVAILLESVMPEKIALIATSLGIKINTELYNKVIVNKELLDTTTITKVDQLFPRIEEILLEQAPEVKKDKNEVEVKENEDLTEDNLITIDKFFETTIKVGTIVEAVEVPKSSKLLKLQVDLGEGRNRQVLAGIKEYYSAQELVGTQACVVANLKPAKLMGMLSEGMLLAAKDKDGLSLVRPEKPKISGTKIS encoded by the coding sequence ATGCAAAATAATTGTAAAAATGTTTATATAACTACACCAATTTATTATGTAAATGATGTAGCTCATATTGGTCATGCGTATACTACTATCATTGCAGATATGTTAGCTAGATACTCAAGACTAACTGGACATAATACATACTTTTTAACAGGAACTGATGAACATGGGCAAAAAATTGCTCAAAGTGCAGAAGCAAGAGGTAAAACACCAAAAGAGTATGCTGATGAAGTATCTGGGAAATTTAAAGCTTTATGGGATGATTTTGGAATAACTTATGATAAATTTATTAGAACTACTGATGAAGAACATAAATTAGGTGCTCAAAAAGCTTTTGAAAAAATGTATGCAAAAGGTGATATTTATAAAGGTGAATATGAAGGTTTTTATTGTGTATCTTGTGAGACTTTTTTTACTGAAAAACAATTAATAGATGAACAATTTTGTCCAGACTGTGGAAAACCTACTTCTATTGTAAAAGAGGAGAGTTTCTTTTTTAAATTATCAGCATATGAAGATAAATTGTTAAAATGGTATGAAGAGAATGAAGATTGTATATTACCAAGATCAAAGAAAAATGAAATTGTAAACTTTGTAAAAAATGGATTAAGAGATTTATCAATTTCTAGAACTTCATTTGAGTGGGGTGTAAAACTTCCTACTTCTTTAAATGAACCAAAACATGTTATGTATGTATGGCTTGATGCACTTATTAACTATATTTCTGCACTTGGCTATGGAAGTGATGAAAAGAACTTTAATTATTGGCCAGCAAGTGTTCATTTAGTTGGAAAAGATATTTTAAGATTCCATGCAATTTATTGGCCAGCATTTTTAATGAGTTTAGAATTACCTCTTCCAAAACATATTGCTGCACATGGTTGGTGGACAAGAGATGGTGAAAAAATGTCTAAGTCAAAAGGAAATGTTGTAAATCCTAAAGAAGTAGCAGATGCTTATGGGTTAGATGCTTTTAGATATTTTATGTTAAGAGAAGTTCCCTTTGGACAAGATGGGGATTTTTCACAAAAAGCGTTAATTGATAGAATTAACTCTGATTTAGGAAATGATTTAGGAAATTTACTAAATAGAATTTCTGGTATGAGTGGAAAATATTTTGATTATAAAGTTGATTCAAAAGATGTGGAAAAATACCATAAAAAAGAGCTTGATGAAGTTAATGCAATTTTAGAAAATGTAGAAGAACTTATTTTTAATATGCAAATTAATAGATACCTTGAAGAGATTTGGAAAGTTCTTACAGTTGCAAATAAAGCAATTGGAGATTATGAGCCTTGGACAAAAATGAAAGAAGGTAAAACTGATGAAGCGATGGCTTTAGTTGCTTTAATTACAAATATTATGGCAAAAGTTGCTATTTTATTAGAATCAGTTATGCCTGAAAAAATTGCTTTAATTGCCACATCTTTAGGTATAAAAATTAATACTGAATTATATAATAAAGTAATTGTAAATAAAGAGCTTTTAGATACAACTACTATTACAAAAGTTGATCAACTATTTCCTAGAATTGAAGAGATTCTTTTAGAGCAAGCTCCTGAAGTTAAAAAAGATAAAAACGAAGTTGAAGTAAAAGAAAATGAAGATTTAACAGAAGATAATCTAATTACTATTGATAAATTCTTTGAAACAACTATAAAAGTAGGAACTATTGTTGAAGCAGTTGAAGTTCCAAAGTCAAGTAAACTTCTAAAATTACAAGTTGATTTAGGAGAAGGAAGAAATAGACAAGTATTAGCTGGAATTAAAGAGTATTACAGTGCGCAAGAACTTGTGGGAACACAAGCTTGTGTTGTAGCAAATTTAAAACCTGCAAAATTAATGGGTATGTTAAGTGAAGGTATGTTACTTGCAGCAAAAGATAAAGATGGTTTATCTTTAGTAAGACCTGAAAAACCAAAAATCTCTGGAACAAAAATAAGCTAG
- a CDS encoding class 1 fructose-bisphosphatase — MTEIFDAIKKSAIEIRNLIQTGDTGKSTQENSTGDTQLKLDIASDEIIENIFKELKSVKAIVSEEQENIVSLHKEGKYLIAYDPLDGSSLVDVNLSVGSIFGIYENDFTGKNLVAAVYVVYGPRVELVIATDEVKMYRLINNEFKFIQNIKLNEKGKLNAPGSTQNCWAPFHKKLIDDIFEDGYRLRYSGGMVPDLHQILLKGGGLFSYPGTTDRPKGKLRQLFEVFPFAYIYEKANGQAVDGFQRVLDIQTTHIHDTSPCFFGSNEEINRVLKVYKENGK; from the coding sequence ATGACAGAAATTTTTGATGCAATTAAAAAATCAGCAATTGAGATTAGAAATTTAATACAAACTGGTGATACAGGAAAAAGTACACAAGAAAATTCTACTGGTGATACTCAACTTAAACTTGATATTGCCAGTGATGAAATTATAGAAAATATTTTTAAAGAACTAAAAAGTGTAAAAGCTATTGTTAGTGAAGAACAAGAGAATATTGTATCTTTACATAAAGAAGGGAAATATCTTATTGCTTATGATCCATTAGATGGCTCTTCATTGGTGGATGTAAACCTTTCTGTAGGTTCAATTTTTGGAATTTATGAAAATGATTTTACTGGTAAAAATTTAGTTGCGGCAGTTTATGTAGTTTATGGACCAAGGGTTGAATTGGTAATTGCTACTGATGAAGTAAAAATGTATAGACTAATTAATAATGAATTTAAATTTATACAAAATATTAAATTAAATGAAAAAGGTAAACTAAATGCACCAGGTTCAACACAAAATTGCTGGGCACCTTTTCATAAAAAATTAATTGATGATATTTTTGAAGATGGATATAGATTAAGATATTCAGGAGGTATGGTTCCTGATTTACATCAAATTTTATTAAAAGGTGGGGGATTATTCTCTTATCCAGGAACAACAGATAGACCAAAAGGAAAACTAAGACAACTTTTCGAAGTTTTCCCATTTGCTTATATTTATGAAAAAGCAAATGGACAAGCAGTTGATGGTTTCCAAAGAGTTTTAGATATACAAACTACTCATATTCATGATACTAGTCCTTGTTTCTTTGGTTCTAATGAAGAAATAAATAGAGTATTAAAAGTTTATAAAGAAAATGGAAAATAA
- the mobB gene encoding molybdopterin-guanine dinucleotide biosynthesis protein B has product MSKRKYKKLAVAFSGPSNSGKTTLIVKVANILQDEGNKVCIVKHDPKDKARFDTPGKDSDKFSQTGADVAVVSPNRTTLFKKESSTIDELITLFGEFDYLLVEGLKTLPLPRISIFRDMLDESYFKVTNAIAFDNTIKYEDIPENIDKLDLNNPEQVVEWIENNAKRV; this is encoded by the coding sequence ATGAGTAAGAGAAAATATAAAAAATTAGCTGTTGCCTTTTCTGGGCCATCAAACAGCGGAAAAACTACACTTATTGTAAAAGTTGCTAATATTTTGCAAGATGAAGGGAATAAAGTATGCATAGTTAAGCATGACCCTAAAGATAAAGCAAGATTTGACACTCCAGGAAAAGATAGTGATAAATTTTCACAAACAGGAGCAGATGTGGCTGTTGTTTCACCAAATAGAACAACTCTATTTAAAAAAGAAAGTTCAACGATTGATGAATTAATAACTTTATTTGGTGAATTTGATTATCTTTTAGTTGAAGGACTTAAAACTCTTCCTCTTCCTAGAATCTCAATTTTTAGAGATATGTTAGATGAATCATATTTTAAAGTAACAAATGCAATCGCATTTGATAATACTATAAAATATGAAGATATTCCAGAAAATATTGATAAATTAGATTTGAATAATCCAGAACAAGTAGTAGAATGGATTGAAAATAATGCAAAGAGAGTATAA
- a CDS encoding lytic transglycosylase domain-containing protein → MKKLLSLFSLTFLAYANEVNNIVKIEETSIKEYDKKSAITLQWLETKPYSTIKDFYILQYLKQDITPDEALEALSMVKSVSNTIFFQFAKKFKHDETIAVVQCMKASAKDLIDTDANCIKNGLSLKQATKLSQIELLTIIKKVEEKYPNFAQQLKIIAAPIPFTKLISSDIDDFYEVFLNTGVNFKIEHFNYKLPLKTINKIKDDKRVEKLIKYCITNPKLNLLNKSFLNFEDTTLSSKSSFFLALNSIIYNDFNQAFIYLNNSLNKTTSIIEKNKINFWLYLLTKDENYLETLSTNTNVDIYSLYVKELKNIPIKNIKYNISLKQNETKESFDTKDPFSWFNLLEDTKEFNEEKFKKYENLFNKKETLPFLAFIYNKYDNYKTHYFLTPFEEELKNYDIDRKALIYAISRQESRFIPTALSSVYAQGVMQIMPFLSEHIAKDLKDEYDFNKMFETKTNLKYANYHLNNLQKNLDNPLFIAYSYNAGYGYFKSLKNLGLFSKNNQFEPFLSMELISYDETKEYGKKVLANYYIYKNYLDNKKEHKLSFIFHTLIQPLAN, encoded by the coding sequence ATGAAAAAACTTCTATCTTTATTTTCTTTAACTTTTTTAGCTTATGCAAATGAAGTTAATAATATAGTAAAGATAGAAGAAACTTCTATTAAAGAGTATGATAAAAAATCTGCAATAACATTACAATGGCTTGAAACTAAGCCCTACTCTACAATAAAAGATTTTTATATACTTCAATACTTAAAACAAGATATTACTCCAGATGAAGCTTTGGAAGCTTTAAGTATGGTAAAATCTGTTTCTAATACAATTTTTTTTCAATTTGCCAAAAAATTTAAACATGATGAAACTATTGCTGTTGTGCAGTGTATGAAAGCCTCTGCAAAGGATTTAATTGATACTGATGCAAATTGTATTAAAAATGGATTAAGCTTAAAACAAGCAACAAAACTATCTCAAATTGAATTATTAACAATTATAAAAAAAGTAGAAGAAAAATATCCCAATTTTGCACAACAATTAAAAATTATTGCTGCCCCTATTCCTTTTACTAAATTAATCTCATCTGATATTGATGATTTTTATGAAGTTTTTTTAAATACAGGTGTAAACTTTAAAATAGAACATTTTAATTATAAATTACCCCTAAAAACTATAAATAAAATTAAAGATGATAAAAGAGTAGAAAAACTTATAAAGTATTGTATTACAAATCCAAAACTTAATCTTTTAAATAAAAGCTTTTTAAATTTTGAAGATACAACTCTTAGTTCTAAAAGCTCTTTTTTCCTAGCTTTAAATTCCATTATATATAATGATTTTAATCAAGCTTTTATTTATTTAAATAACTCTTTAAATAAAACTACTTCAATTATAGAAAAAAATAAAATTAATTTTTGGTTATATCTTTTAACAAAAGATGAAAATTATTTAGAAACTTTAAGCACAAATACAAATGTAGATATTTACTCTTTATATGTAAAAGAGTTAAAAAATATCCCTATTAAAAATATAAAATATAATATTTCGTTAAAACAAAATGAAACTAAAGAAAGCTTTGATACAAAAGATCCTTTTTCTTGGTTTAATTTACTTGAAGATACAAAAGAGTTTAATGAAGAAAAATTTAAAAAGTATGAAAATCTTTTTAATAAAAAAGAGACTCTTCCTTTTTTAGCTTTTATATATAATAAATATGACAACTATAAAACACATTACTTTTTAACACCCTTTGAAGAAGAGTTAAAAAACTATGATATAGATAGAAAAGCCCTTATTTATGCTATTTCAAGACAAGAAAGTAGATTTATACCAACTGCTTTATCTTCTGTTTATGCTCAAGGTGTTATGCAAATAATGCCTTTTTTAAGTGAACATATTGCTAAAGATTTAAAAGATGAATATGATTTTAATAAAATGTTTGAAACTAAAACAAATTTAAAGTATGCAAACTATCATTTAAATAATTTACAAAAAAATTTAGATAATCCACTTTTTATTGCATATTCATACAATGCTGGATATGGATACTTTAAATCTTTAAAAAATTTAGGATTATTTTCAAAAAATAATCAATTTGAACCTTTTTTAAGTATGGAATTAATCTCTTATGATGAAACAAAAGAGTACGGTAAAAAAGTATTAGCAAATTATTATATTTATAAAAATTATTTAGATAATAAAAAAGAGCATAAACTCTCTTTTATTTTTCATACTCTAATACAGCCTTTGGCAAATTAG
- a CDS encoding YggT family protein, which produces MINALLSSIFTVILSIIFLYKWIIIISAILSWVRPDPYNPIVQMLYRLTEPAYALIRRVIPTVFGGMDLAPIILIFILIFLETFLGRLFMGMM; this is translated from the coding sequence ATGATAAATGCTTTACTAAGTTCGATATTTACAGTAATTTTAAGTATAATCTTTTTATATAAATGGATTATTATTATTTCAGCAATTTTATCTTGGGTTAGACCTGATCCTTATAATCCAATTGTACAAATGTTATATAGATTAACAGAACCAGCTTATGCACTAATTAGAAGAGTTATTCCTACTGTATTTGGAGGAATGGATTTAGCTCCTATTATTCTTATTTTTATTTTAATTTTCCTAGAGACATTTTTAGGTAGATTATTTATGGGAATGATGTAA
- the gltX gene encoding glutamate--tRNA ligase, producing MLRFAPSPTGDMHIGNLRVALFNFIMSKKLNEELLIRIEDTDKERNIEGKDKEILEILNLFSIDYARVVYQSGNLKYHQKLAMQLMSQKKAFACFCSDEKLEELREDAKKEGKPFRYDGFCASLSDQAVLEVNAPFTVRIKKPDENIKFTDLLKGDFDYSPFDVDSFIILRHDKTPTYNYACAVDDMLYDISMIIRGEDHVSNTPKQIHIRNSLGYDKEIKHVHLPIILNAATGKKMSKRDNESSVKWLIEQGFLPVAIANYLVLLGNKTPSEIFTLEEAIEWFEISNISTSSAKFDIDKLRFINRKHLSMLDDLRLSKLLGFADEQIGKLGKLFLEEASTLKEIKEKLDLIFTKKQSCEGFEEETNKIMECLKNAPFIEDFEELKKYITEQTSLKGKNLFKPLRYVLTGRENGPNLSDIYPFIKNYLGEIVK from the coding sequence TTGTTAAGATTCGCACCAAGCCCAACAGGGGATATGCATATAGGAAATTTAAGAGTTGCTCTATTTAATTTTATTATGTCAAAAAAGTTAAATGAAGAGCTTTTAATAAGAATAGAAGATACAGATAAAGAAAGAAATATTGAGGGAAAAGATAAAGAGATTTTAGAGATTTTAAACCTTTTTTCTATTGATTATGCAAGAGTTGTGTATCAAAGTGGAAATTTAAAATATCATCAAAAATTAGCTATGCAACTAATGTCACAAAAAAAAGCTTTTGCTTGTTTTTGTAGTGATGAAAAACTTGAAGAATTAAGAGAAGATGCTAAAAAAGAGGGAAAACCTTTTAGATATGATGGATTTTGTGCTTCTTTATCTGATCAAGCTGTTTTAGAAGTTAATGCTCCTTTTACAGTAAGAATTAAAAAACCAGATGAAAATATTAAATTTACAGATTTATTAAAAGGTGATTTTGATTATTCTCCTTTTGATGTTGATTCATTTATTATATTAAGACATGATAAAACTCCCACATATAATTATGCTTGTGCAGTTGATGATATGTTATATGATATTTCAATGATTATTAGAGGGGAAGATCATGTTTCAAATACACCAAAGCAGATTCATATTAGAAACTCTTTAGGATATGATAAAGAGATTAAACATGTACATTTACCAATTATTTTAAATGCTGCAACTGGTAAAAAAATGAGTAAAAGAGATAATGAAAGCTCTGTAAAATGGCTAATTGAACAAGGTTTCTTACCTGTGGCAATTGCTAATTATTTAGTTTTACTAGGAAATAAAACTCCAAGTGAAATTTTTACTTTAGAAGAAGCTATTGAATGGTTTGAAATATCAAATATTTCTACAAGTTCAGCAAAATTTGATATTGATAAGTTAAGATTTATCAATAGAAAACATCTATCTATGCTTGATGATTTAAGATTATCTAAACTATTAGGTTTTGCAGATGAACAAATTGGAAAACTTGGAAAGCTTTTCTTAGAAGAAGCAAGTACACTAAAAGAGATAAAAGAAAAACTTGATTTAATTTTTACTAAAAAACAAAGCTGTGAAGGTTTTGAAGAAGAGACAAATAAGATAATGGAATGTTTAAAAAATGCTCCATTTATTGAAGATTTTGAAGAATTGAAAAAATATATTACTGAACAAACTTCTTTAAAAGGAAAAAATCTATTTAAACCTTTAAGATATGTATTAACAGGTAGAGAAAATGGACCAAACCTAAGTGATATATATCCTTTTATAAAAAATTATTTAGGAGAAATTGTAAAATGA
- a CDS encoding M16 family metallopeptidase: protein MSAQIKHITINNTQIPVIFEKQTTLPILNMQLVFQNSGSIQDKDLNGIASFSALLLNEGTKRLGSTAFASKLESNAISINTTNGFETFVIEVSSLKEVNNKAFKFLKELLEDPNYDNKVIDKIKTIQIGSLKRKENDYDYISRNLLKEILFKDTPLQYPSSGTIQSLSKIKLEDVKGFIKNTFNLSNLIIVAGGDIEFEELEKNIINTLETLPIGEKKELIKFEIKAKPTTKELIKDTQQAYIYFGSKFNAFVKDEDVYMAKVASFILGGSGFGSRLMEEIRVKRGLAYSAYGYVSINKSHSYFTGYLQTKLESAKEAQKLVSKIVNDFVKEGVTKEELEAAKNFLTGSEPLRTETLSQRLNRAFNLYYKGLEQDYAQKELDKIQNLKLEDLNNYIKSHIEIKDLSFSIVRK, encoded by the coding sequence ATGAGTGCACAAATAAAACATATTACAATAAATAATACACAAATTCCTGTTATTTTTGAAAAGCAAACTACTCTACCTATTTTAAATATGCAATTAGTTTTTCAAAATTCAGGTTCAATTCAAGATAAAGATTTAAATGGTATTGCTTCTTTTTCAGCATTATTATTAAATGAAGGAACAAAAAGATTAGGTTCAACTGCTTTTGCTTCAAAATTAGAAAGTAATGCAATATCTATTAATACTACAAATGGTTTTGAAACTTTTGTTATTGAAGTTTCATCTTTAAAAGAGGTTAATAATAAAGCTTTTAAGTTTTTAAAAGAGTTATTAGAAGATCCAAATTATGATAATAAAGTTATTGATAAAATTAAAACTATTCAAATTGGTTCTTTAAAAAGAAAAGAAAATGATTATGATTATATATCTAGAAATCTTTTAAAAGAGATTTTATTTAAAGATACTCCTTTACAATACCCAAGTTCAGGAACAATCCAATCTCTTTCAAAAATTAAATTAGAAGATGTAAAAGGGTTTATTAAAAATACTTTTAATTTATCAAATTTAATTATTGTTGCTGGTGGAGATATTGAATTTGAAGAGTTAGAAAAAAACATTATTAATACATTAGAAACTCTTCCAATTGGAGAGAAAAAAGAACTAATAAAATTTGAAATAAAAGCTAAGCCAACAACAAAAGAACTTATAAAAGATACACAACAAGCATATATCTATTTTGGTAGTAAATTTAATGCTTTTGTTAAAGATGAAGATGTTTATATGGCGAAAGTAGCTTCTTTTATTCTTGGTGGTTCTGGATTTGGTTCAAGACTTATGGAAGAAATACGTGTAAAAAGAGGATTGGCTTATAGTGCTTATGGTTATGTTTCTATAAATAAATCTCACTCTTATTTTACAGGCTATTTACAAACAAAATTAGAAAGTGCTAAAGAAGCACAAAAATTAGTAAGCAAAATAGTTAATGATTTTGTAAAAGAAGGTGTTACAAAAGAAGAACTTGAAGCTGCTAAGAATTTCTTAACAGGAAGTGAACCTTTAAGAACAGAAACTCTTTCTCAAAGGTTAAATAGAGCATTTAATCTTTACTATAAAGGCTTAGAGCAAGATTATGCTCAAAAAGAATTAGATAAAATTCAAAATTTAAAATTAGAAGATTTAAACAACTATATAAAATCTCATATAGAGATAAAAGATTTATCATTTTCAATTGTAAGGAAATAA
- a CDS encoding dehypoxanthine futalosine cyclase produces the protein MVKPINLDKRLSKQEALDLIQNAPLLELGKLASQKKAQLHPDKITTFVVDRNINYTNVCWVDCKFCAFYRHKKDEDSYLLSYDEIDKKIEELLAIGGTQILMQGGVHPNLKIDYYEDLVEHIHTKFPQITLHSFSAIEITYIAKVSKISKLEVLKRLQAKGLSSIPGAGAEILNDRVRDVIAPKKIDVEDWLEVHRLAHSIGMKTTATMMFGTVETDEEIIEHWDLIRRLQEETGGFRAFIMWSFQSANTKLKEEIPDLKPQSSNRYLRLLAVSRLFLDNFPNIQSSWVTQGSYIGQLALKFGANDLGSTMMEENVVAAAGATNCMNQEEMIKLIKDVGEYPAKRNTAYEILERF, from the coding sequence ATGGTTAAACCAATAAATTTAGATAAAAGATTATCAAAACAAGAGGCTTTGGATTTAATCCAAAATGCCCCTTTATTAGAGTTAGGAAAGTTAGCAAGCCAAAAAAAAGCTCAACTACATCCTGATAAAATCACTACTTTTGTAGTAGATAGAAATATTAACTATACAAATGTTTGTTGGGTAGATTGTAAATTTTGTGCTTTTTACAGACATAAAAAAGATGAAGACTCATATTTATTATCATATGATGAAATTGATAAAAAAATAGAAGAGTTACTTGCTATTGGTGGTACACAAATACTTATGCAAGGTGGAGTTCACCCAAATTTAAAAATTGATTATTATGAAGATTTAGTTGAACATATACATACTAAATTTCCTCAAATAACTCTTCATAGCTTTTCTGCTATTGAAATAACTTATATAGCAAAAGTTTCAAAAATCTCTAAACTTGAAGTTTTAAAAAGATTACAAGCTAAGGGTTTAAGTTCAATTCCAGGAGCAGGTGCAGAGATTTTAAATGATAGAGTAAGAGATGTAATTGCTCCTAAAAAAATTGATGTTGAAGATTGGTTAGAAGTTCATAGACTTGCCCACTCAATAGGAATGAAAACAACTGCTACAATGATGTTTGGTACTGTTGAAACAGATGAAGAGATTATTGAACATTGGGATTTAATTAGAAGATTACAAGAAGAAACAGGTGGATTTAGAGCTTTTATTATGTGGTCTTTTCAAAGTGCAAATACTAAATTAAAAGAAGAAATACCTGATTTAAAACCACAATCTTCAAATAGATATTTAAGATTATTAGCAGTTTCAAGACTATTTTTAGATAATTTTCCAAATATCCAAAGTTCATGGGTTACTCAAGGCTCTTACATTGGACAATTAGCACTAAAATTTGGTGCAAATGATTTGGGAAGTACAATGATGGAAGAAAATGTAGTTGCTGCTGCTGGAGCTACAAACTGTATGAATCAAGAAGAGATGATTAAGTTAATTAAAGATGTGGGAGAATATCCTGCAAAAAGAAATACAGCATATGAAATTTTAGAGAGGTTCTAA